A window from Bubalus kerabau isolate K-KA32 ecotype Philippines breed swamp buffalo chromosome 5, PCC_UOA_SB_1v2, whole genome shotgun sequence encodes these proteins:
- the LOC129653622 gene encoding pregnancy-associated glycoprotein 2-like isoform X1, whose amino-acid sequence MKWLVLLGLVALSECIVKIPLTKMKTMQEAIREKQLLEDLLDEQPRRLSQDSDPDQKFSSHQLKNFQNIVYFGTITIGTPPQEFQVNFDTGSSDLWVPSVDCHSPSCSKHKRFDPQKSTTFQPLNQKINLFYGSGSMKGVLGSDTIQIGNLVIVNQIFGLSQNQSSGVLEQVPYDGILGLAYPSLAIQGTTPVFDNLKNREVISEPVFAFYLSSRPENISMVMFGGVDHTYHKGKLQWVPVTQARFWQVAMSSMTINGNVVGCSQGCQAVVDTGTSLLVGPTHLVTDILKLINPNPILNDEQMLPCDVVNSLPTLLLTINGIIYPVPPDYYIQRLSERICFISFQGGSEILENLGTSETWILGDVFLRLYFSVYDRGNNRIGLAPAA is encoded by the exons ATGAAGTGGCTTGTGCTTCTCGGGCTGGTGGCCCTCTCAGAGTGCATAGTCAA AATCCCTCTAACGAAGATGAAGACCATGCAAGAAGCTATCAGGGAAAAACAATTGCTGGAAGATTTATTGGATGAACAACCTCGCAGACTGTCCCAGGATTCTGATCCTGACCAGAAATTCTCTTCTCACCAACTGAAGAATTTCCAGAAT ATTGTCTACTTTGGTACGATCACCATTGGAACACCTCCTCAAGAGTTCCAGGTCAACTTTGACACCGGCTCATCTGACTTGTGGGTGCCCTCTGTCGACTGCCACAGTCCCTCCTGCT CTAAACATAAGAGATTCGACCCTCAGAAGTCCACCACCTTCCAGCCTTTGAACCAGAAAATCAACCTCTTCTATGGCTCTGGGAGCATGAAAGGGGTTCTTGGCTCTGACACCATTCAG ATCGGGAACCTTGTCATCGTGAACCAGATTTTTGGCTTGAGCCAGAATCAGTCCAGTGGGGTCCTGGAACAAGTACCTTATGATGGCATCCTGGGCTTGGCCTACCCCAGCCTCGCCATCCAGGGGACCACCCCAGTCTTCGACAACCTGAAGAACCGAGAAGTCATTtctgagccagtctttgccttctACTTGAGCTC CCGGCCAGAAAACATCAGCATGGTGATGTTTGGCGGGGTGGACCACACCTACCACAAGGGAAAACTCCAGTGGGTCCCAGTGACCCAAGCCCGCTTCTGGCAGGTAGCCATGAGCAG CATGACCATAAACGGGAATGTGGTTGGTTGTTCCCAAGGATGTCAGGCCGTTGTGGATACTGGGACCTCATTGCTGGTTGGGCCAACTCACCTGGTCACCGACATCCTGAAGCTCATCAACCCCAATCCTATCCTGAATGACGAG CAAATGCTTCCATGTGATGTCGTCAATAGCCTGCCTACGCTCCTCCTCACCATCAACGGCATCATCTACCCTGTGCCCCCTGACTACTACATCCAGAGG CTTTCTGAGAGGATCTGCTTTATCAGCTTTCAAGGGGGCTCAGAGATCTTGGAAAATTTGGGAACCTCAGAGACCTGGATCCTGGGTGATGTCTTCCTGAGgctgtatttttcagtttatgaCCGAGGAAATAACAGGATTGGCCTGGCTCCTGCAGCGTAA
- the LOC129653622 gene encoding pregnancy-associated glycoprotein 2-like isoform X2, whose product MKWLVLLGLVALSECIVKIPLTKMKTMQEAIREKQLLEDLLDEQPRRLSQDSDPDQKFSSHQLKNFQNIVYFGTITIGTPPQEFQVNFDTGSSDLWVPSVDCHSPSCSKHKRFDPQKSTTFQPLNQKINLFYGSGSMKGVLGSDTIQIGNLVIVNQIFGLSQNQSSGVLEQVPYDGILGLAYPSLAIQGTTPVFDNLKNREVISEPVFAFYLSSRPENISMVMFGGVDHTYHKGKLQWVPVTQARFWQVAMSSKCFHVMSSIACLRSSSPSTASSTLCPLTTTSRGFLRGSALSAFKGAQRSWKIWEPQRPGSWVMSS is encoded by the exons ATGAAGTGGCTTGTGCTTCTCGGGCTGGTGGCCCTCTCAGAGTGCATAGTCAA AATCCCTCTAACGAAGATGAAGACCATGCAAGAAGCTATCAGGGAAAAACAATTGCTGGAAGATTTATTGGATGAACAACCTCGCAGACTGTCCCAGGATTCTGATCCTGACCAGAAATTCTCTTCTCACCAACTGAAGAATTTCCAGAAT ATTGTCTACTTTGGTACGATCACCATTGGAACACCTCCTCAAGAGTTCCAGGTCAACTTTGACACCGGCTCATCTGACTTGTGGGTGCCCTCTGTCGACTGCCACAGTCCCTCCTGCT CTAAACATAAGAGATTCGACCCTCAGAAGTCCACCACCTTCCAGCCTTTGAACCAGAAAATCAACCTCTTCTATGGCTCTGGGAGCATGAAAGGGGTTCTTGGCTCTGACACCATTCAG ATCGGGAACCTTGTCATCGTGAACCAGATTTTTGGCTTGAGCCAGAATCAGTCCAGTGGGGTCCTGGAACAAGTACCTTATGATGGCATCCTGGGCTTGGCCTACCCCAGCCTCGCCATCCAGGGGACCACCCCAGTCTTCGACAACCTGAAGAACCGAGAAGTCATTtctgagccagtctttgccttctACTTGAGCTC CCGGCCAGAAAACATCAGCATGGTGATGTTTGGCGGGGTGGACCACACCTACCACAAGGGAAAACTCCAGTGGGTCCCAGTGACCCAAGCCCGCTTCTGGCAGGTAGCCATGAGCAG CAAATGCTTCCATGTGATGTCGTCAATAGCCTGCCTACGCTCCTCCTCACCATCAACGGCATCATCTACCCTGTGCCCCCTGACTACTACATCCAGAGG CTTTCTGAGAGGATCTGCTTTATCAGCTTTCAAGGGGGCTCAGAGATCTTGGAAAATTTGGGAACCTCAGAGACCTGGATCCTGGGTGATGTCTTCCTGA